TCATTATATGCGGATCCTTGTCATCATCATATTCTTTCCCGGGCGTGAGTACTCCAACAGCTATTAGCCCCGCACCAGACTCACCTTCGTACAACCCTTCCATGGCGGCAAGTTTCATTGGCTGTTTTTGTGCTACTTGATATGCACTTCCGTCTCCTGTCCAAACAAGGAAAATACCTGACAACAATCCAAAAATAGATGCTACTGCAATACTTTTTTTAGCCAAAGCAGTTTCTCGCTTTTTCAGTATATACCACGAACTTACACCAATAACAAAAATAGAAGCCAAAACATATCCCGATGTTATTGTGTGAAGAAACTTATTGATAGCTACCGGTGAAAAGAGAACTTCCCAAAAGTTTAGCATTTCGTTACGTGCAGTATCGGGATTGAAATGCATACCTGCAGGGAACTGCATCCAGCCATTTGCTACGAGAATCCACAGCGCTGAAAGGCTTGCTCCAAATGCAACTAACCACGAAGAAAGTAAGTGGAATTTTTTATTCACTTTATTCCAACCGAAAAACATTACCGCAATGAATGTCGATTCTAAGAAAAAAGCCATAATGCCTTCAATGGCGAGCGGTGCTCCAAAAATATCTCCAACAAACCATGAGTAGTTGCTCCAGTTTGTGCCAAATTCAAATTCGAGAATAATTCCTGTGGCAACGCCAATTGCGAAATTTATTCCAAATAGGGTCATCCAAAACTTGGTTATTCTCTTCCACTCTTCTTTGCCTGTTCTTACATATATTGTTTCCATAATAGCTACAATATACGACAGCCCTAAAGTCAATGGAACAAATAGCCAGTGATACATTGCGGTGAGCGCAAACTGCGCACGACTCCAATTCACTAACGAAAAATCAAAATTTTCCATGATATGTTATTTGTTTGCTGATTTCGTGAGGTTTTCAATAACGTGTTTGCTACGTTCCTCATCGTTATCGAAGTTGTTTTTTAAATAGTTGGGGAAAAATATTAACTTCAATATTAAAAACATTATAATTAATTTGATAGTAATGAGTAGCCACAATCTCTTTCCGAGCTTTCCCATGTTTTTGAAGCCGTCAAAATACAAAAGCCACGCTTTTGAAAAAAAACTCTTTATACTCATATTATAGGTTTGATACAAGGTAGCGTTTATACTCGTAATTTGTTCCAAACATTATCATTTTATTAATGATATTTTGCGCGACAAATTTAATAGAAGAAATGGAGATAAAAACAGTTGATTACTCTTTTGTATTCTGAGGTTTTTCCAAGTGTTTTATCAGGTTATTAAAAAATAAGATTCTTAACACAAATCCAGTTGATATAAGGTTAGTGGTTACGAAGCTTTCGCCACTTTCGATTGTCCAAATACGTTCCCAAATATTATTTTCTAATTTTAAATCCTCATTGTCCAATAGTGCTTTTCGTTGTTTATCATCGTCTCCATAAATTTTATGAATCATATTAATTACTTTTGCAATAGACCCTGCAGAAGGCTCGACGCTTTTAGAGTAAAATTTTACATTAATAGGATTACTTCCCGTAAAACTATGTTTGTCAAAAAAAACACAGAGTTGGATAGTATCAAAACATTCTAACTCTACCCATGGCAACTGTTGCTCGTACACCGCTACGAACATCGATTCTGTCTCTTCATACTCAACTTCCTCGTAGTCATCATGAAAGAATGTGACAATATCATAAGTGAAAAGCTCGAGAATGTTTTTTGCCCTGCTTGATTTATCGAAAAAACCCATGATAACTTTTTGTTACAATTTCATAGTTCATTCCGTAATTAAATAACGCATAAACAATTACAAATGTTCTAAAAGATACAACTATTTTGATGAAAGTAAAATAAGTTTTATAAAAAACTTGACTTCTATATTCTTCTGATATATATTTGAATAGTTTATAGCGAGAAAGGGTAGTAAATATTATAACTATTTTTTACTTTACAACACCACACTAAAAAGAGGTTTCATTTCTAAAAAGTAAAAATAGGATAACCTTACGCTTTAAAACTTTTAGTTAAATATTTTAAAATTGATAACTATGAAAAAATGTTATTTAATAACCTTGGTTAACTATCTTACAATTGTTGCTCTGAGCTTTCTATTTTTTGCAGCTTGTCAAGAGAATAAAGAGGATATCGTTGTAGAAACCCCAAAGCCCTTTAAAGGTACAGTTGTAGGTGAAGAGTACTGTCAAATCGACGATATTGGATATTTAATAGAGTTAGAATATCCTTTAAATATCGGGAAAGACATATATTATTACGGTGTTCATCATCAAAATGTCGTAATAGTGTATGATATTGCTCTGTCAGAGGGCTGTATAATAGAAGGTCTCTTTCATTTTTTGCCAAAAGATGGTATAAGATTGTGCACACACGAATTTACACAATATAATGTTCCAACGATAGTTATTGATTCTATAATTAGTTTAAAAAATCATTAAAAAACAATTGCCCCTAAGACACTACTAACCAAACAGATACAAACCCTTCTCAATAGGTTATCGCTACCCAAGTGAATACTTATTGAAAAAATAGTATTTTTGCCCCTTAGATAACAAATAATATCATGGCACTAAAAACTGCTATTCCTAAGGGCACACGCGATTTCAATCCCACCGAGATGGGACGGCGCAACTATATTTTTGATGAGATTAAAACAGTTTATCGTCTATACGGCTTTGAACCCATAGAGACTCCAAGCATGGAGCTTTTATCGACACTTTTAGGCAAATATGGCGAAGAGGGCGACAAACTGCTCTTTAGAATTTTAAATTCAGGCGATTTCTTAAAAGATGTATCTCAAGATGACTTCGCTGCTAAAGACCTGGCAAAAATATCTGGGTTGATGTGCGAAAGAGGCTTACGTTATGATCTTACCGTTCCCTTTGCACGATACGTTGTGCAACACCGTAACGAAATTGTATTCCCTTTTAAACGATACCAAATACAACCTGTCTGGCGTGCCGACAGACCTCAAAAAGGTCGCTACCGCGAATTTTATCAGTGCGATGCAGACGTAATAGGCTCAGACTCACTTATTAACGAAGCTGAGTTTGTTATGATAATGGACACACTGTTTAGTAACC
The window above is part of the Bacteroidales bacterium genome. Proteins encoded here:
- a CDS encoding cytochrome ubiquinol oxidase subunit I, translated to MMENFDFSLVNWSRAQFALTAMYHWLFVPLTLGLSYIVAIMETIYVRTGKEEWKRITKFWMTLFGINFAIGVATGIILEFEFGTNWSNYSWFVGDIFGAPLAIEGIMAFFLESTFIAVMFFGWNKVNKKFHLLSSWLVAFGASLSALWILVANGWMQFPAGMHFNPDTARNEMLNFWEVLFSPVAINKFLHTITSGYVLASIFVIGVSSWYILKKRETALAKKSIAVASIFGLLSGIFLVWTGDGSAYQVAQKQPMKLAAMEGLYEGESGAGLIAVGVLTPGKEYDDDKDPHIMKIEIPKLLSFLGYRSLDAYVPGIKDIIEGGYEIVGEDGTKSIALSAQEKIDRGKLAINALAAYTKAKEAQDTNEANTQLTILKDNFQYFGYGYFNDVKSLIPNVPIAFYSFRIMVGLGFFFLLLFALHIYLLYKNKITKHKWLLIISLFTIPLAYVASEAGWVVAELGRQPWVIQDIMPTMAAVSHIDSSVVQITFWMFAVTLSILVIAEIRIMISQIKSGPKEKGEK
- a CDS encoding DUF4492 domain-containing protein → MSIKSFFSKAWLLYFDGFKNMGKLGKRLWLLITIKLIIMFLILKLIFFPNYLKNNFDNDEERSKHVIENLTKSANK